Below is a window of Cydia splendana chromosome 3, ilCydSple1.2, whole genome shotgun sequence DNA.
atttaataaataattataagtcgattagtgtttagtaaactcccttaaaagtgaccaaaaatattaaaacagtttaaccggtacTAGTACAAAAACCATGATATTATATGTACTtaaggataaatttaataatccatttagatgatttttcaagtgattttattaggtaattcaaaataactctatttgtgacgttccacgggaaaaggtaccttatgagggtttctagtttcggagatatgaaatgttttgtaaagaggtgaaaaaatgctcaatttttttttattgtgtgatctgtaaccttaatgcgtaacgtttgtttacctgtttttatttttgttataagttagttataagcctagtaatgtcgtctcagagtttagtagaaaaggtaccttatggaaaaaagattgaaaattcccaaaaaaactagtcaatacgggaaaagaagtttggtagagatctgtattagcattctgcaaaactaatttgataatttcagttctggttggggcgcctcgcaaatattataaccgtacatataccgacatcacaaatccaagtagactgctattataccaaagttactctcgtcaagtctttcttaactagaataatcttcatttggtttggtcgcatgcagtaaatcagccattggtttgctgaaaaatgccaatacccgacgcattaccttatggaatatctgaggtcattgaacctcaatgccgcttatttcaatagcaaccgaaatatattattgataagaaatagacgatttataccatcttaaccccaaaatattattagtttatcctaactgttccatcatcatcatgcctcatcatgtaacttgaccacaaggtaccttttcattacatacaaattattggtcttttttaagattattatgacgaagaactaattaaattgggggcagtttaatgtaaattaatattttctattcataaaagataaactataatatgattgatgttttgtagtgatgtattattagatttatttccataaggtaccttttcgtaaatgtatggagcaaatactgttattgttatgtaagtttaaagtggcataaggggttaaatatagtatttagttggggttttaggatttatttcatttgaatgacagaatttctttcatatgtgctcagaaaaattgattgtgtgtcacattaaaagtaaaaatattcaattttgtgattttatatgaaaaagtcagaaaatacattttcacctctaaatcggtattgttttttgcttaaactgtctgtcagtgtcgttttctaatagataaaatttaaatcttgagagctcattgcaatcaatcgtgaaaatgaaataaaactttattttcaagacattggttagtatacacataaatcagtcgatatcaaaagtttctatttgcattacagaacaagtcgcaatatttttttaatctcagatatataaggcattattatttgtagtcaactatgtaacttacttcaggaacatagttttttaggcggctaaacttaaaacttctctatcgtaaagttgctcatttcacaacattattttcaaaaaatcatatctctgtaactacgcaacctagaaggttgatcttttgtgttatcgatagcttatttattgtagattattggggtatgcataactccatacccgccataaggtacctttgaccgtgggacgtcacatttatactattcatacctactgtttttattagtatttaacactaacaaagttttggtggtaactactgggaatttttattcccagtagttaccagtggtaaaaggtgggaaaaaaattcccagtagttaccactggtaaaaacttggtggtaactagtgggaataacccgtataaaaaggcggcaatttgaaaaatgtaggcgcgaagggatatcttctcataaaaaatttgaattgcgcctttttctactgacaagatttgcttgaccattaTATGTTTGCGCGGTAATACCTATTTCAGAGGAATTGTACCATAGAGGTGACAAAGGGCTCCGCAATGTTATTCTTCATTATAACAGTGGTagcacactatcgcaccgcaccgcgatctcggtgaaacagatatctctttctcgctctcacttatgggtgcaaCGCACCAAGGtcacggtgcggtgcgatagtgtgtgtTAATGTTAAGACCTTAAAAGGAAAGCCATGGACTCAATAGTACTCCCAACATTACTATATGGATGCCAAACTTGGACACTTACCAAAGACATCATACAAAAGATAAATGTTTTCCATAGAGCAACAGAGAGAAGTATGCTTAATATTAAAAAACGtgacagaaaaagaaactgtgATATTAGAAAAATAACAAAAGTAACAGATGCTGCCGAACTTGCATGTAGGCTAAAATGGAGATGGGCGGGCCATATAGTAAGAACAACCGACAATAGATGGAGTGAGAAGATTTTACATTGGCACCCACTTGAAAACAAGCGAGCAGCTCACCGCCCGAAGCAAAGGTGGGTCGATGAACTCGATGATATTGTCAAAGTGGCTGAACATGCTTGGACCCGCAAAGCTAAGGACAGGACAGTCTGGAAggagctggaggaggcctttgcccgaCACTGGGCacctcaataaaaataaaacaagtaaaattaaatatctttttaatgtaaatatgtatttaaaagagaaataaaggctatattattattattaatgttaaGGCCttaaatagtactaccgtacagaaagaacacttcctacaaaaccgaagtttgacagcgattcaagGTCGAATCGTGCTGTTCCTTTCTAATgcatggcactatccctttcggctatttcgggctgtcaaaattcaagccattatcttaccTGTGGTCGCGCacgcacgcaaagggacgtcaagtacatagagtaacttatatataCAAGTATGCCTACACTCTACCTTCCATCAGAGAGTATATAAAGTCTTCCATAAAGTATGCCAACAAGTCATAGTATACCCCTAATAATTGAATCGgagctcggagcaatgctgagccgaacggagccgaggaTGGCCGATCGGAGGAGTGTCCCCCCCAACTGACGTTGTTGAGGTGCGTAGGTAAGTAAGAGTACATATTCTAGTTTTTTGATTTCGATTCGTTATACAAATTAACTGGAGTCCCGGTAAGGACATGTATTTGCATGTTTATcatttatcaattatcataaatacttacattaaataggtacctattcatcTACATATATCTATGTACCCAAATATGTTgttgtaccatcacgctccgcgattgttgcgccatttagggtcgtagttaaattggttgttcaatactaactctatagaatttccaatttatcaagaaccctaaatggcatagtaATCCCGTGTGGTGAAGTGACTGTACACACTATGGATATCATCGTCTTGTAGTTACCTTCTAACGAACTGCCCACAACACAAACCTTGTAAGCATTTCGCCATTCACTTTTCCACAAAAACCTTAGAGTCCAAAAATGACAGGACAGACAGATATAAGTAGATATAgatatgtatctttaggtatttcttttTCTTGACTGCTTCTCTTTCCCTCCCATTTGAATTGCTCACGAATTTCAAAATAACGATGACGGTTATCACATCTTTGTATTTAATTAATATGAATAGAAACGTAACCTTACTCCGCGTGCGTAAGATATTTATTGtttagtaggtaaataaaatttaGTCACTTGTACAAACACGATAATCTATCATGAAATAATTTATATGCCAATTTCGGCGGCAACAGTTAAAGGTTGTCATTATAGTAAAGGACGTGTATCATGCTCCACGGTTGCCTGCTTTTGTTATTCATATCAGGGTCCCTGGCCGACCTGAACTTAATAAGTGCGGTGGCGAACCTAACGTCACGACCGCTCGAGGGGATCACCAAAAATAATAAGGATTTTATCCAAATTGCTATCGAAAATGGATACAATGCTGAGAAACACGAAGTGATAACCGACGACGGGTACATACTGACCGTGCACAGAATACCACCCGGGAGTAATTGTACCAAGAAAATTCCAATACTGCTAGTTCATGGCCTTCTCCTATCGTCCGAGTGCTTCGTAGACTCGGGGCCGGATGCGCCCGGGTTCATTTTAGCTCAAGAGTGCTACGATGTGTGGTTCGGCAACGTGCGAGGCAACTTTCACTCCCGGAGACACGTGACTTTGGATCCTGATCACGATTTGAAATTTTGGAAGTTTTCAAAGGACGAAATGGGACAATACGATATCCCCGCCATGGTCGACTACGTGCTTGATGTGACGAATGCCAAAAAACTGATCTATATCGGCTATTCACAAGGCGGTGGTAGTTTCTTCATAATGAACTCGGAGAAACCAGAATATGCTGACAAAATTAGTCTTTTTATTGGTTTAGCGCCGGCTACGAGACAATATTACACCAAGTCGATACTTGACAGATCGTTAGTGAAAGCCATAGAGTCTTTGCAAACCCCTTTGGAAGCGTCTGGAGTTTGGGAGGTCGCGTCCCAAGGTTTACCTATTCAAGGAACCCTAAATACATTGTGCCAAGTGAAGTTATTAGCAGCAGTTTGTAATCTGGGATTATCCGCTGTAGATTCGCCTCATCCAGGCTCCATCACCTCAGAAACTACTCGAAGAATGTTCGAACACGTCCCAGCCGGAACATCCATCCAAAATATGGCCAAATACGGACAGGCTATGAATGAGCTccatttcgttaaatttaactATGGTTCCGAGGAAAATTTAAAAGTTTACGGGGTAGCTGAACCTCCGGAATACGATCTGGGAATGACCACGATGCCGGTTGTTATCTTCCACGgcgaatcagaccacttagtgGATACGAGAGACATGGATTGGGTTGTCAGTCAGTTACCGAATGTGTTGGAGTACGTTACGGTGGCGGATCCGCTGTGGAACCATGTTGACATGGCTTTCAGCCAATACtggaaaaaacaaatatttactacgatgaaaaagtatttaaataaatatgataacATATAACATTGATTGAGCATAGATAGGTAAACCAAGTTAGATCATCGCTTGGGCAATGAATTTGCAGCCCTCTGCAAAGACGCAATGAATAAAATTCATTCgttttaaaattgcaatgtaaTAAACGATTGAATAGAAAAGTATTGATTTTTCGACTCATTGCGGTCACCCCATCCACACACCTTGCCTTTTCAGCAAATCTTCAAGCAAACGTAGAAGTAAACTAAAATTCGTTCACTAATCtaatgtaggtatacctaccaaaaatgaaaattttgagacatgaaaaataaaataactttttatttGCTCCTTAAAACCGTTGAGTAATTGAATGTGTCCAGTGGGTAAAACTCCTTGCTTGCCATGTGCGTAGCGTTGTGCGCCAAGCGATATCCCCACAACTCCATAGCCTGCTTGCATGCAGTCTGAAATGATTAAATATGTGCTtacttgaataaataaaatcaagtaAAGTCCCTCATGCATGTTCTCCATAAATATACCCAGCCCACAGCTTTAAATATTATTACCCAATGGAAAATTTCCCGCTATAGTTGTGATTGGTCAATAAAAGTTTTGAATGGTTGAAATAAAATTCGTTATCTTATGTCACTCCTCTTTGGCGGCAATATTTGGCGTTATCAAACTGCGCGCTGTGTTCAGTCCATGGAGTATAGAAGTAGGTATAACTCTACCTTCCATATAGTCGAGTCGCTAATAGCGGAACATTGAACGTGACGTGGGGTCATTTCTGAGCTTTAGTCTGACTTTTTTAAACAGTAAACATTCGCTAATTTGTGCTTGTCCAAAATTTTCACTGAATACTGAACAAACTGCAAATCAAAATTACCTGTATCTCCTCAACGTAATCATAGTGTAAAATATTCTTCCACTTGAACGGTACATCGCGGGACACTCTGAAGGTGGCGTAGGCTCCCCCCACCTTCAGGGTGGTGTGCGAGGCCAGAAACTGCTCAACTTCAGGCGTCATGCTGAGACCTAAGAACTTGAATAGTCGGAGCGTCATGCTTTTGGGCTCTAAAGATAAATCTTCCATACGCAGTACCCTGTAAACAAGGCAGTATATCTTTTAGGACTAAGTACAATAAGCAGGGACAGGCTGAGCGGTGCACAGGGTGCAATCGCATAACGCGTTATGCTCCCACTCCGCTGCAGTGCCTGCAGTGTTACAATTACAGCTACTTAAAAACACTTACACAAGCCTGTTTGGGTATTGATGCTGAAGTTTTTTCGCAGCTATATAGTCGCTTATCATGTCAGCGCAGAGCAATTCGGGCTGAGAGCAATCTGGGCTTGTTTTTTTACAGAACTCCACTCCTTTGCCTTGCCGGGACTGCATGACCGCACGGGGGTCGCGGACCAACAATACCACTTTTACATTGAGTCTGAAacatagacgtatatctaaggacgggccttacgggcactaaaaatggtactagttcagcggtgtcactgaCGAATTctagccaatcgtgcagtctaacgcaactagtttcgaccaatcgcgcgcgtgatgcgatcTCATctaccaatcgcgttgtagcggtgtcacaccgctgtactggtcccattcatgccccattcttattacccgtaaggccagtccttagatatacgtcaatggtcTGAAACGAGAACAAAAACATTTGCATAGCAGTACCTATTCAGACAATACCTGATAAGTAGGGTGGAGTCTCACAACTCGAACCTTGATAAGGCAAAATCCTAAACTCAAGATGCCCTTCCCTCCAAAGCCCAAAACCTCTATGTTCTAACTCGAAATATTTAACCTCACTAAGACAAAGTAACCAACCCCCCTTCCCTTGCTTGCTTTTTTCCCTTCTCGGTGATTCAGTAGAATGTTTACCTTCATACCtcgaaaaaaatagtttaaaaacCTTTTCACAGACCAAGGCATGTGCATGAGTGCAGTGATAGCTTGGTCTGACTGAGTACTTAGATATACCAGTAAGTTACTTTTTTTGTTGAACATAAGATAGCATTTAACGATAAGTAAGTAATAAAGCGTAAAAGTAGTTCTTACTCTTGATCATCCAGAACGTCCTGCACCAGTCGTAGCCGGAAGCGCACCAGTTTCATACTTTGGAAAGGGAACAACTTACAAAAGTTAGAAATGAACATAGGATCGAAAAACAGATCTCTGTGGTATTTAACATGCTTCCATAATCTATCATTGTGTCTGAACTGGTACCATGGTACCACCTTATTACGAAGGTACTCTTCCAAATATCCGTGTAAAAAGATTTCGAAATCACACTTGAACAAGGTCTTGACTGTTATTATTGCTTTTTCTGCTTCCGGTGGGCCTCTGATCTGATATACTTTGACATTCATAAATGGCTCAAAGTGGTAGAAGTTTCCAGGCATCGCATTCAAAATATCACCTAGGAATGTCGAGCCAGATCTCCACGTTGATATAACGAGACTTCGTAGAGGCTGCCCCCCCGATTCCAGCAGTAATTCCTGCAGGTTTTTTGCCGCTGAATTTGTGAAGTTGTAATTCGATAACTCTAATGCAATTTTCACTCTAGTCTCCTGGAGTATGTCGTCAATGTTTGGTGAGCCGATGTGGGGGTTGTTCCATTGCTCTTCTCCTTCTATAGTCAGAAAATTCCCGGGCCTCTCTGGATATGAACGGTGCTTTGTGTTATCTGTATATCGAGTTACAGCAAGAATCAACAATACACTGATGCCGATTGCGGAAAATGTCCAATAAAAGTTAAATCTCAACAGCATTGTGGACTTGTAAACTCTGGCTAATGAAGGTAAATACGGAATAAACTAGGTTAACAAAATTTCACGGTTCCTTGGCTGTATAATCTACGTCTTAGGTAATTCTAAAAAATATCGTATTTAGACTGTATAATCGTGGCAAAATATTTGGAGTTTGTTATCAGAATAAATGTATGTCAATTTTATGTTGTatcgattattttattttattagctaGCCAGATTTGAACCGCGAATTCACGTACGCCACAGACGGACATCCGGACCGGTCTGTAAACTATTACTTAGGTATTAGCTGTATCCGTGAAACTGAAGAAGCGAAGAGAAGCTAATCGGGTCTCTGGCAGTGAATgggttaaattaaaattaatactcCGCCTGCAAATTGCTATATTACTCGCCTTGACAATAATGTTCTATACCTTATCTCTATGTAAAGGAAGACTATAGATTCTGATTCTCTATAGTCTGATTCTATATagatatagaatagaatagaccCACTATTAATTCGCAAGTAAGTATACCTACTCATGAAATACAAGtaacattatattataatatatacattAATTATATCAAGTTAATCGATTTAACTGGTGATAACAATCATAAAATGTTTACGGCTACAATGGCCTTAAGAGTAAATCTATATCATTCTGCAATTTAAGGCTTATTACTTATTAGGTAGGCATAGAGAATCCGCTCAGTGGATCGGTGGCAATGAATGTTCCTGCGTGCAAATATGATCGCCTTGCCGACATCGAAAGGGTGAGGTTGCAAAAAGCAGCTGTGGGCCAATGCCAAACAATTCTTCTGAGCATAGCCCACATTGTACAAGTGGTGTAATACATGACTGAGGTGAATTTATCCTTAAAATACGGTAACTAGTAGATACGAAGTAAATTGGTGGTAGGCGGTCCGCAACACTTGGATAGTCTAAGAAGACATATTATCTACTTTTCTTGGTTGTTTAGAGTACGCAACATTATGAAATATGAGAACGATGTCCTTAAAATCTGTAAAAAGCAAACAGATTAAATCAAAACATGGCTGTACCTCCTGTAAACCTGCAAAGCAAATTATATATCTGTTCGTCGAGATATTAATGATATTGATATACATATCTCCATGAGATACCATTGAGGTAATTTTTTATTTGCGAAGTTGATGAGTACgcaatttatattgttaccACGATTTTGTACTTTCATGAGCATTCTTTTCATATAACTGTTTTGCTTATTTCGGGCATTGGTACCACGATAGGTACAACCAATTAAAACCAATGCCAAGTGTTGGCTTTATTTGCAAGTTTCCTGATGGCAACTACGAGGTATGAAACTAGACTAAATTTCGTCTAAATTTACTTATTGGGGAATAAAATCATGAGTACAAAATATTCCAGTCCCTTATTTGCTGGAAAAGTTGGAGCTTAATGTTGGAATCCAGTGGGGGTTGCTGGAGAGAGCAACCCCAACTTCATTTGGCTTGTACTCCCAAACAAGGTACAATTGTTTTCAAGCAAATACAAATTCAGTACGATTTGTGGGCTAAATAAATCCTCATATAATAAAATATGCCAAAACGCAATGTGGGGTTTCTGGAGAGCATGACGTAAAAATCAGTTCAATCAAAATCCCACCCCGCGTAATCCTAAGCGCGAAGGTGCCCAACACGCTAGCCGCGTTACCGAGTTAAATCGCGATGATGACATCCATTTAGCCAATAggtaataaaacaattattccATTTACCGCAGACATCGTCAGCACTCCGACATGCACGATCCCGCAAGCTTTCATACCAAACGGCTTCTGCACGTGTTTCAGAAACATGAGGAAtagtttcttattttttatgtcCAGGTCTTCCCAAGCTATCGAGTACACTTGATCCCCGAGAGTTTCGGTCTGTTGGCACATATGAACTTTTGTGAggaataacaatacatcaaacATTAAATGATAAACAAATctctaaataaatctaaaatacatataacgaATAAATTTGAAAATATCCCCAGTtgcgtatgatgatgatggaagcATTCTTTTTAGCTTTGgttcacaataaaaaatatttaaaataattcagATTCCTCCCGAGCACTTACACTTATACATATAAGTTAGACCAAGATTTAGACCATTTATAAgattataagtcataatttgatagaagtccgacgtttaaaataacacttgcactgcgtgtgctataaatatcattacagacttttcttggtctaaccctGCTAGTGCTgctgtagtagtagtagtagtaatcactttattgtacacaacacaggtttacaaaaataaattactgtaATGGAAGTACAATGGCGAACTTACCCCTATTAGCTACCTAGTACCCACCTTTGATTTAATTAATTCAAATACCACTGAAGTTTGGATTAGTTGTTGGAATATGACCCCGCCCAGCATTCCATATTTTCCAAGTGCTTTAGGGTCCTGAAAAAAGATAAGACATTATCATCATCTCATGTCACATATCACAATCTGTCACAAGAACTTTTGCCCAAGGACCtccaaaaaacattaaaaataagtcTACAGACATCATTTAATAACCGGACCAAAGTTTGTTACATACTTAGCTATACCCCCCCTTGAAACTAAACCAAGTGAATCCAAGCTCGATGTCTGCTGTAAGTTTTCGAAGAAGTTTGGGTTCTCTGCAGGCCATGCTGGTTTCAGTCAGGTCAAGGTTTCCTTATAATCGTCATTTTAACGATTATACTGGCACATGTGAAGCGTTAAGATCAGTAAtcataagattaaaaaaaaaaaacattttttgccaATAAATGCCATAGGTACATCATTtgggaaaagagctgatactttTCAAACTGCTCGATCGATAtttatcaaacatagctaagaaccaccaAGGAAATTGGATTGAAAATCAGTCCATATTGGAACGAGTAAAACGAGTTATTACCATGGTAGAACACTCCAACAACATCAAGCAGCACATCACTTGATGGAAAGCGAGATAGCTACATAATGTCACGTCGAACGTTTCAGACATTTCTGTCATgaacctgaaaaaaaaaaacgaaaatgaCTTTCACACTCATTTGCcgaaaaaatagttttatttggtAGGCGTTGCTGGAGGTACCTACTCTAAAAACTATAGAGGTATATTTTTCTTGTAGGTAATaaaaggcttattattaaccgggcaactaaaatattaaacaggaactttcactgggcatataataatataatttggctgtgcattaatattttaacaccaataactttatattagcctcaaatttaagcatcatattattaaaaaactggcagcaaaatcaagccacccaaaaaaattatagggaacttgaattgataggttggcgtctaaaataataagttggcaactaattgtaaagcgatcataaaatttggttgttaatttatatattttgtacatatacagaatacctaagatatctatatacataagctttaaatactcaatttttaaataatttaaatttaaacatatgcatacctagtactttaaattaacaaatttcctaatccacaaaacaccacaaatttattttcacttctcatgctcaaaaagtgcacctttatgtcgtgcgtagacgacataaaatcgcattttatgctctagagcataaagtaaaatcatctattacgacccttattgacttagcaataaagtccaaattctgccatacaaactgccagccctgccggcgcgcccccgaccggcgctctccccaTCGGCGTGCCgggcctccgaccggcccaagaacaattttcttttgtcttgaataaatacgttaaaataacctaaaatatttgattttttgtatattttcctcgcaatcgaagtgaaaagcagagtgtacaacaagggcataaatgtccatttttaccctcgtctactattttgcctcacaaaaaattgcctcgggtgaaTATGGATCACTTtgtgcccttgttgtacaatctactattaccaataataccctactatacttgctatacttatagtcgaaattcctaatcatgaaacacctaatggccattataccattaggtctttaaatttttaattactaaattCAATAGTTATCACTGTATTCTGCCAGAGTCAAATGATaagtgcgacgacgagcgaagcgaggaggagcgtgttaggttgaccgtgtagtgaccaaacaaaatattttaaaagaacttcatctttaaatgaatagatagccgttttctttttaaaatgtgctttatAAATAGTCGCCagtataataattcagttgccaaataaatatttggtacctgcctaaaaataaacaaaagctgtaacggcattaaaataaaactcatATATCCCGAGCATATATcaatattttaaggctccgtttttgttgccaaagtattaattttagtacccatttctattattttaaactacccaaattagattaattagttgaccggttaaatacgtgccgtAATAAAATATGCCAGAATGCAATGTGGGGTTGCCAGAGAGCATGAAAATAATACCTCGAATTTTGAACTCACTTCTTAATCACTCTGTGGTAATCGATTGCACCTTTTAAAGCACGAAACATTTCTCTGTTATCTTCTTGCATATTATACAGCCCAGTCTCCTCAGAACTACTGACAACTTTTGGTCGTGGAAAAGTTTTTAATCTATGCGAGAGTATATTCAAATGGCCCGAAATATGAAAAACCATTATGAAAATCAAGAGATCGTAACTGCACATTGCAGTTGGTATATTGTAAGACGGGAACCAGTTAAACAAGAATATTACTAAGTAGCCCCTTGCGTCCGTGTATGCGTCGAATGGTAATAGGTAGTCCACAGAGTGAACGAATGTTTTATTCTCTGGCATGGGTGTAGAGAACATTCCCATGTATATATTTAGGATGAGGGGCACGAAATTATACAAAAGTATTCCAGCGTACAATTGGCAAAGAATTATCCTGGTGACGTACTTGCAAAGTGTATTGACCTTGCGAGTTTCCTGAAAAGGACAATTAAAAACATAGTTTTATTATATAGGTAAGATGCATAAATAAACTTTGAGAGGAACCGCCTTGAACAGACTACTGCCGCCAAAAGGCCACTGAATCCaggctaatttttttttattacctacgtAAAAAGTTAACTTAATTTTCACCTTTTTAGCAAATTCACTTTTATATTCGTAATGATTTAAATGAAACTCTAAACAAAACTTTTTCACCGTGTTTTGATAATTTTTCTGAAAAGGTAGCGATGCTCTTTGCTGAAAAAGAAAATTATTAACGATAATAAAATAGAAAACCGTCCGGGTTTTAAACAGTATGTTTCAATTTCATTTCTTCTCATAACTTAAGATTGAACAACGAACAACAGCATTTAAGACAACTTACCTGTAATGTAACATTCattttatattttcatttaaaGTTTATGTATCATGATATCATGAAAAACAATACCGGTCTATTATACTCACGAGAAATAAAGCTGTCAAGAATATGTTGCAATAAACCTGTCCtttatcaataaaattaatGGTTGTGTTGTATTTCTTCAAATAGAGTAGCACTGGTATATGGGCGAGGAGCTGCGCCACAGGGATGACGTATTTATACGCCTCTAGAATGCGCCC
It encodes the following:
- the LOC134806363 gene encoding carbohydrate sulfotransferase 4-like; translated protein: MLLRFNFYWTFSAIGISVLLILAVTRYTDNTKHRSYPERPGNFLTIEGEEQWNNPHIGSPNIDDILQETRVKIALELSNYNFTNSAAKNLQELLLESGGQPLRSLVISTWRSGSTFLGDILNAMPGNFYHFEPFMNVKVYQIRGPPEAEKAIITVKTLFKCDFEIFLHGYLEEYLRNKVVPWYQFRHNDRLWKHVKYHRDLFFDPMFISNFCKLFPFQSMKLVRFRLRLVQDVLDDQELNVKVVLLVRDPRAVMQSRQGKGVEFCKKTSPDCSQPELLCADMISDYIAAKKLQHQYPNRLVVLRMEDLSLEPKSMTLRLFKFLGLSMTPEVEQFLASHTTLKVGGAYATFRVSRDVPFKWKNILHYDYVEEIQTACKQAMELWGYRLAHNATHMASKEFYPLDTFNYSTVLRSK
- the LOC134806726 gene encoding lipase 1-like; amino-acid sequence: MLHGCLLLLFISGSLADLNLISAVANLTSRPLEGITKNNKDFIQIAIENGYNAEKHEVITDDGYILTVHRIPPGSNCTKKIPILLVHGLLLSSECFVDSGPDAPGFILAQECYDVWFGNVRGNFHSRRHVTLDPDHDLKFWKFSKDEMGQYDIPAMVDYVLDVTNAKKLIYIGYSQGGGSFFIMNSEKPEYADKISLFIGLAPATRQYYTKSILDRSLVKAIESLQTPLEASGVWEVASQGLPIQGTLNTLCQVKLLAAVCNLGLSAVDSPHPGSITSETTRRMFEHVPAGTSIQNMAKYGQAMNELHFVKFNYGSEENLKVYGVAEPPEYDLGMTTMPVVIFHGESDHLVDTRDMDWVVSQLPNVLEYVTVADPLWNHVDMAFSQYWKKQIFTTMKKYLNKYDNI
- the LOC134806250 gene encoding uncharacterized protein LOC134806250 → MRRVRAVLDTIAQWPNATFGKPGRRGRILEAYKYVIPVAQLLAHIPVLLYLKKYNTTINFIDKGQVYCNIFLTALFLQRASLPFQKNYQNTVKKFCLEFHLNHYEYKSEFAKKETRKVNTLCKYVTRIILCQLYAGILLYNFVPLILNIYMGMFSTPMPENKTFVHSVDYLLPFDAYTDARGYLVIFLFNWFPSYNIPTAMCSYDLLIFIMVFHISGHLNILSHRLKTFPRPKVVSSSEETGLYNMQEDNREMFRALKGAIDYHRVIKKFMTEMSETFDVTLCSYLAFHQVMCCLMLLECSTMDPKALGKYGMLGGVIFQQLIQTSVVFELIKSKTETLGDQVYSIAWEDLDIKNKKLFLMFLKHVQKPFGMKACGIVHVGVLTMSAILRTSFSYFIMLRTLNNQEK